From the Aphelocoma coerulescens isolate FSJ_1873_10779 chromosome 10, UR_Acoe_1.0, whole genome shotgun sequence genome, one window contains:
- the LOC138116468 gene encoding tropomodulin-2: MSLPFRKELEKYKNINEDEILSKLSEDELKQLEHVLDDLDPENALLPAGFRQKDQTTKPATGPFDRERLLSYLEKQALEHKDREDFVPFTGEKKGKIFIPKEKPVETRTEEKVTLDPELEEALASASDTELYDLAAVLGVHNMVNNPKFDEAGARSKDGKGIVRNVVKGEKVKPIFEEPPNPTNVEASLQRIKANDPSLTEINLNNIKNIPIPTLKEFAKALETNTHVKTFSLAATRSNDPVAIAFADMLKVNKTLKSLNVESNFITGTGILALIDALKKNESLTEIKIDNQRQQLGTAVEMEIAKMLEENSRILKFGYQFTKQGPRTRVAAAITKNNDLVRKKRVEGERQ; the protein is encoded by the exons ATGTCTCTGCCCTTCCGAAAAGAGCTGGAGAAGTACAAGAATATCAATGAAGATGAAATACTCAGCAAGCTCTCAGAGGATGAACTGAAACAGCTAGAGCATGTTCTCGATGACCTTGATCCTGAG AACGCCCTGCTTCCAGCGGGATTTCGGCAAAAGGACCAGACCACTAAACCTGCCACGGGCCCCTTCGACAGAGAGCGCCTGCTCTCCTACCTGGAGAAGCAAGCGCTGGAGCACAAGGACAGAGAAGACTTCGTGCCATTTACAGGGGAGAAGAAAG gaaaaatatttatccCTAAAGAAAAGCCTGTAGAAACCCGCACAGAAGAGAAAGTGACCCTGGATCCAGAACTAGAAGAGGCCCTGGCCAGTGCTTCAGATACTGAGCTCTATGACCTTGCAG CTGTTCTTGGAGTGCACAACATGGTCAACAACCCAAAATTTGATGAAGCAGGGGCCCGCAGTAAAGATGGAAAAGGAATCGTGAGAA ATGTGGTGAAAGGTGAAAAGGTCAAGCCCATCTTTGAGGAGCCACCTAATCCAACCAATGTGGAAGCAAGTTTACAAAGGATAAAAGCAAATGATCCTAGTCTCACAGAAATTAATCTCAACAACATAAAG AATATTCCTATTCCAACGCTGAAGGAATTTGCTAAAGCTCTGGAAACCAACACACATGTGAAGACATTCAGCCTTGCAGCTACTCGAAGCAATGACCCTGTAGCTATT GCATTTGCAGATATGTTGAAAGTGAACAAAACACTGAAGAGTCTGAATGTAGAATCCAACTTCATCACTGGAACAGGGATTTTGGCACTGATCGATGCACTGAAAAAGAATGAATCCCTAACAGAGATTAAAATTGACAACCAG AGGCAGCAGCTTGGGACAGCTGTAGAGATGGAGATTGCCAAGATGCTGGAGGAGAACTCCAGGATTCTCAAGTTTGGATACCAGTTCACAAAACAAGGTCCAAGAACCAGGGTAGCAGCAGCTATCACTAAAAACAACGATCTGG TTCGCAAGAAGCGGGTGGAAGGGGAGCGCCAGTAG